The following coding sequences are from one Pseudonocardia sp. EC080619-01 window:
- a CDS encoding cation diffusion facilitator family transporter, which translates to MGHGHGHGGQPHGGHGHAGAGTDRRRLAVALGVTLVTAVLGAAGAVLTGSLALLADLGHLLTDAGALVAALIATILAARPATARRTYGMGRAEVLVAALNALTLVAVVVWVAVEGVQRLFEPVEIPGVPLLVIGALGLVGNLVSLAVLSGGDRGNMNMRGAMLHVLGDALGSVGVLAAAVVLMTTGWPWADTVASLFIVALILPRAVSLLREAAHVLLEGAPKGVDADEVRDALLALPGVTEVHDLHLWAINDRTPAMSAHLVVAEEHSVHCGDASVLDTATHVLRERFGLDHSTLQVEHAAHVGHENHCG; encoded by the coding sequence ATGGGTCACGGACACGGTCACGGCGGGCAGCCGCACGGCGGCCACGGGCACGCCGGTGCGGGGACCGACCGGCGGCGGCTGGCGGTCGCGCTCGGCGTCACCCTGGTGACGGCGGTGCTGGGCGCGGCCGGGGCGGTGCTCACCGGCTCGCTGGCACTGCTCGCGGACCTCGGGCACCTGCTGACCGACGCCGGCGCGCTCGTCGCCGCGCTCATCGCCACGATCCTCGCGGCCCGGCCGGCGACCGCCCGGCGGACCTACGGGATGGGCCGGGCGGAAGTGCTGGTCGCGGCGCTGAACGCGCTGACGCTGGTGGCCGTCGTCGTCTGGGTGGCGGTCGAGGGCGTGCAGCGGCTGTTCGAGCCGGTCGAGATCCCCGGCGTCCCGCTGCTGGTCATCGGTGCGCTCGGCCTGGTCGGCAACCTGGTCTCGCTGGCCGTGCTGTCCGGCGGGGACCGCGGCAACATGAACATGCGCGGCGCCATGCTGCACGTCCTCGGCGACGCGCTCGGCTCCGTCGGCGTGCTCGCCGCGGCCGTGGTGCTGATGACGACCGGCTGGCCCTGGGCCGACACCGTCGCGTCGCTGTTCATCGTCGCGCTGATCCTGCCGCGCGCGGTGTCGCTGCTGCGCGAGGCGGCGCACGTGCTGCTGGAGGGTGCCCCGAAGGGCGTCGACGCCGACGAGGTCCGCGACGCACTGCTCGCACTGCCCGGGGTCACCGAGGTGCACGACCTGCACCTGTGGGCGATCAACGACCGGACCCCGGCGATGTCGGCGCACCTCGTCGTCGCCGAGGAGCACTCCGTGCACTGCGGGGACGCGTCGGTGCTCGACACCGCGACGCACGTCCTGCGGGAGCGGTTCGGGCTGGACCACTCGACCCTGCAGGTCGAGCACGCGGCCCACGTGGGGCACGAGAACCACTGCGGCTGA
- a CDS encoding helix-turn-helix domain-containing protein produces MQSDRWFSVSEACRILGISRTTLLAAESAAVITPSRTPGGHRRYSAGQLERYLGAGVPLRPDPGPRPAGRAATAVDATFTAVVRDAVRPLARSLDAECAGFYLHDDGRWQLAGTAGVPRWLAERLASSAPPAPVTEALQSGGPRLFDPRVTGFPDARSPGHGVAVRVRAPDRVHGALFLVTRPGRAPLPGELQVVGAVADLLGVLVEQLVQNADLRGRLRDIAALCPDRKPAETVGGPG; encoded by the coding sequence ATGCAGTCGGACCGCTGGTTCTCGGTGAGTGAGGCCTGCCGGATCCTCGGGATCAGCCGCACGACGTTGCTCGCCGCCGAGAGCGCGGCCGTCATCACGCCGTCGCGCACGCCCGGCGGGCACCGCCGCTACTCGGCCGGGCAGCTGGAGCGCTACCTGGGGGCCGGTGTCCCGTTGCGACCGGACCCGGGTCCCCGCCCGGCCGGGCGGGCCGCCACCGCCGTGGACGCGACCTTCACCGCCGTCGTCCGGGACGCGGTGCGCCCGCTGGCCCGCTCGCTCGACGCGGAGTGCGCGGGGTTCTACCTCCACGACGACGGCCGGTGGCAGCTCGCGGGCACCGCAGGCGTTCCCCGCTGGCTCGCCGAGCGCCTGGCCTCCTCGGCACCGCCCGCGCCCGTGACGGAGGCCCTGCAGTCCGGTGGGCCCCGGCTGTTCGACCCCCGGGTGACCGGGTTCCCCGACGCCCGGTCACCCGGGCACGGTGTCGCCGTCCGGGTCCGCGCCCCCGACCGCGTGCACGGTGCCCTGTTCCTCGTGACGCGCCCCGGCCGCGCCCCGCTGCCCGGCGAGCTGCAGGTCGTCGGGGCGGTCGCCGACCTGCTCGGTGTGCTCGTCGAGCAGCTGGTGCAGAACGCGGACCTGCGTGGACGGCTGCGTGACATCGCTGCGCTCTGCCCGGACCGAAAACCGGCGGAAACCGTCGGGGGTCCCGGCTAG
- a CDS encoding alpha/beta fold hydrolase yields MIQRVGPGERAVAPDGTRIGFDVREPDGSGPGEPLVLLAGQANSRAWWDTVRSSFGGYRTVVLDHAGTGTSDDAGDDGWSTRRFAGDVVAVLDAAGIGRAHVYGTSMGGRLAQWLAADHPGRVGALVLGCTTGGGAGAVPADPAVLERLADPATGARELRRLMAGPDWTGPLPVLGDLRMSRRARAGHRRASAQHDAWDVLPGVTAPTLVLHGAGDEFTPQENGRRLAGRIPGAAFVAFDGARHAFFLEERATAEVQRFLAAHPLPPG; encoded by the coding sequence ATGATCCAGAGAGTGGGCCCGGGGGAGCGGGCGGTCGCGCCGGACGGCACCCGCATCGGGTTCGACGTCCGCGAGCCGGACGGCTCCGGGCCCGGCGAACCACTGGTGCTGCTGGCCGGGCAGGCGAACAGCCGCGCCTGGTGGGACACGGTCCGGTCGTCGTTCGGCGGGTACCGCACCGTCGTCCTGGACCATGCCGGCACCGGGACCAGCGACGACGCCGGGGACGACGGATGGAGCACCCGCCGGTTCGCCGGTGACGTCGTCGCCGTCCTCGACGCGGCCGGGATCGGTCGGGCGCACGTCTACGGCACGTCGATGGGCGGGCGGCTCGCACAGTGGCTCGCCGCCGACCACCCGGGACGCGTCGGCGCGCTCGTGCTCGGCTGCACCACCGGCGGCGGCGCGGGCGCCGTCCCCGCCGACCCGGCCGTGCTCGAGCGGCTCGCCGACCCGGCGACCGGCGCGCGGGAGCTGCGCCGGCTGATGGCCGGTCCGGACTGGACCGGCCCGCTGCCGGTGCTCGGCGACCTCCGCATGAGCCGGCGGGCCCGCGCCGGTCACCGGCGCGCCAGCGCGCAGCACGACGCCTGGGACGTCCTGCCCGGCGTCACCGCACCGACGCTCGTCCTGCACGGCGCCGGCGACGAGTTCACCCCGCAGGAGAACGGCCGTCGCCTCGCCGGGCGCATCCCCGGCGCCGCGTTCGTCGCGTTCGACGGTGCCCGGCACGCGTTCTTCCTGGAGGAGCGGGCCACAGCGGAGGTGCAGCGGTTCCTCGCGGCGCACCCGCTCCCACCGGGCTGA
- a CDS encoding SDR family oxidoreductase — protein MAPDLTGQVALVTGGARGQGRGHCLALAAAGAAVGVLDVCRDLDVPAYPLATEDELREVVAAVTAAGGRAVPLVADVRDSARVGAAVETLVAEFGRLDIVVNNAAVVTSAPFWEITDAEWDAVVDIGLTGTWRVARAAAAHVRRSPRGRIVNIASTGGVRAVPEFAHYVAAKHGVVGLTRAMAVELAPAGVTVNAILPGAVDSPMLAGLADELGLAPDEVHKRWLHDQLLAEVLSIGEITGALMWLLGDDARRVTGHCLAVDGGALAR, from the coding sequence ATGGCACCCGATCTGACCGGTCAGGTCGCGCTGGTGACCGGCGGTGCGAGGGGGCAGGGGCGCGGGCACTGCCTGGCGCTGGCCGCCGCCGGTGCCGCGGTCGGCGTGCTGGACGTCTGCCGTGACCTGGACGTCCCGGCCTACCCACTCGCCACCGAGGACGAGCTCCGGGAGGTCGTCGCGGCGGTCACCGCCGCGGGTGGCCGGGCCGTGCCCCTGGTCGCCGACGTGCGCGACAGCGCCCGGGTCGGCGCGGCGGTGGAGACCCTCGTCGCGGAGTTCGGGCGGCTGGACATCGTCGTCAACAACGCGGCCGTCGTCACCAGCGCACCGTTCTGGGAGATCACCGACGCCGAGTGGGACGCCGTCGTCGACATCGGCCTCACCGGGACGTGGCGGGTCGCGCGGGCCGCGGCCGCGCACGTCCGCCGCTCGCCACGGGGCCGGATCGTCAACATCGCCTCCACCGGAGGGGTGCGCGCGGTGCCGGAGTTCGCGCACTACGTGGCGGCCAAGCACGGCGTCGTCGGGCTGACCAGGGCGATGGCGGTCGAGCTCGCCCCGGCAGGCGTCACGGTCAACGCGATCCTGCCGGGCGCCGTCGACTCGCCGATGCTGGCCGGTCTCGCCGACGAGCTCGGCCTCGCACCCGACGAGGTGCACAAGCGCTGGCTGCACGACCAGCTGCTCGCCGAGGTGCTGAGCATCGGCGAGATCACCGGCGCACTGATGTGGCTGCTCGGCGACGACGCACGGCGCGTCACCGGGCACTGCCTGGCGGTCGACGGGGGAGCGCTCGCCCGCTGA
- a CDS encoding ABC transporter ATP-binding protein, which yields MRALSWRRLGGAASAVAVTAAVVAAVAEAVAATVVGEVAAGPTSALVGVLAVLLLGSAVLDTAGRVLFSTVVSRAEGRLRADLLDAALGQPLPRLEDQAVGELLDRVDDDSRQLAQLFRRIGWETGRALLRSVLAWIVAGLVFWPAWIAFPLVAGLIVLVARPLTGVIARAKVAEEVAWSDHSAQLEEAIAGQDDVRTSLGQPHVIAGSAARAAEVLRRVQVVSLAATTVGLRTGFVAHALLGVVAVGGVWLVAGDPGGVAALVSLWILVTAFVSQVDAIVDRMPDIQAGVGALTRVASLLRAEQEPAGGRPVPSGPAGVRLRGLTAGYDGGFRLGGIDLDVPAGTTCALLGRTGSGKSTVAKVLSRAVEPDRGQVFVGGQDVRDTGLDDLRRAVGVVTQRTEILAASLAENVALHDPAVPRSAIERAVSALGLDEWVAALPDGLDTRLGSGGVTLSAGEEQLVAFARLLVRDVAVVVLDEATARMDPRTEMRVTRASRALLADRTGIVVAHRLSTIRRADAVAVLEDGRLLQHGARERLAVEPGRYADLLAADRDDDGGTGGEVLGHVAHGGGHTATATATRPGATATLETPLLHRSARRTVTAEQGPRPPALWRTVLRLAFAHKRWGLTGGLMFTLATLAGATGVVTGWLWGLVAESLQSGAAPWGPALGLTGVLLLFPLWIAIAFRTYPRWWSAVTLRLRLAVLRGQTMQHHSGRAPAGEVVARALDSDRMVLYVDRWVDVTNAVLVVVVAGLVSGDVRAALVIGGFLALCAAVAALGAPFAGRAGRVAADARARFGTALGSALESVRTVKLAAATGAVRAHLGRVDAHRVRATVREYRVRTLLEGVPGLLMQAAVVLTWSVYLTGGWTLATALLLSTALGGAGFLGQVCAAAVTEAPIARRWLRAVAPFAGPADLTRLPDGVDLVSGAAPEPEPAPREPLRRLSLEKVTAVHHDGTVGVEGVDLDIDAGALVLLTGEVGSGKSSLLAGLAGLVAHEGVIRWNGRAVSDPQRFLRPGQVAYVGQVPRVLSGTFGENVALGHRRPVAAAVDDARLGRDVEAAGGPDAVVGHRGIRLSGGQVQRLAMARALATGAELIVADDVSSALDVRTEIELWAALRRRGGTVVGASTKRAALARADRVVVLERGRVADEGPWSELAARWSHLAG from the coding sequence GTGCGCGCGCTGTCGTGGCGACGGCTGGGTGGGGCGGCGTCGGCCGTCGCGGTGACGGCGGCGGTGGTCGCCGCCGTCGCGGAGGCGGTCGCCGCGACCGTGGTCGGCGAGGTCGCGGCCGGACCGACGTCCGCCCTGGTCGGTGTGCTCGCGGTCCTCCTGCTCGGTTCCGCCGTCCTGGACACCGCGGGCCGGGTGCTGTTCTCCACGGTCGTCAGCCGGGCCGAGGGCCGGCTGCGGGCCGACCTGCTCGACGCCGCGCTCGGCCAGCCGCTCCCGCGCCTCGAGGACCAGGCGGTCGGTGAGCTGCTCGACCGCGTCGACGACGACTCCCGCCAGCTCGCCCAGCTGTTCCGCCGGATCGGGTGGGAGACCGGGCGCGCGCTGCTCCGCTCGGTCCTCGCCTGGATCGTCGCCGGTCTGGTGTTCTGGCCGGCCTGGATCGCGTTCCCGCTGGTGGCGGGCCTGATCGTGCTCGTGGCGCGGCCGTTGACGGGGGTGATCGCGCGGGCCAAGGTCGCCGAGGAGGTCGCCTGGTCGGACCACTCCGCCCAGCTCGAGGAGGCGATCGCCGGGCAGGACGACGTACGTACCTCGCTGGGCCAGCCGCACGTGATCGCCGGTTCCGCGGCCCGGGCGGCCGAGGTGCTGCGCCGGGTGCAGGTCGTCAGCCTCGCCGCGACGACCGTCGGGCTGCGCACCGGGTTCGTCGCGCACGCCCTGCTCGGGGTGGTCGCGGTCGGCGGGGTCTGGCTCGTGGCGGGCGACCCCGGGGGCGTCGCGGCGCTGGTGTCGCTGTGGATCCTGGTGACCGCGTTCGTGTCGCAGGTGGACGCGATCGTCGACCGCATGCCGGACATCCAGGCCGGGGTCGGCGCGCTCACCCGGGTCGCGTCGCTGCTGCGGGCCGAGCAGGAGCCCGCGGGCGGGCGCCCGGTGCCGTCCGGCCCGGCCGGCGTCCGGCTGCGCGGGCTCACCGCGGGCTACGACGGCGGGTTCCGGCTGGGCGGGATCGATCTCGACGTCCCGGCCGGCACGACGTGCGCGCTGCTCGGCCGGACCGGGTCCGGCAAGTCGACGGTGGCGAAGGTGCTGTCGCGGGCGGTCGAGCCGGACCGGGGGCAGGTGTTCGTCGGCGGGCAGGACGTCCGCGACACCGGTCTCGACGACCTGCGGCGTGCGGTCGGCGTCGTCACCCAGCGCACCGAGATCCTGGCGGCGTCGCTGGCGGAGAACGTCGCGCTGCACGATCCCGCGGTGCCGCGCTCCGCGATCGAGCGGGCGGTGTCCGCGCTGGGGCTCGACGAGTGGGTCGCCGCCCTGCCCGACGGGCTGGACACCCGCCTCGGCAGCGGCGGGGTGACGCTGTCGGCGGGTGAGGAGCAGCTGGTGGCGTTCGCCCGGCTGCTGGTCCGCGACGTCGCGGTGGTCGTGCTCGACGAGGCGACCGCCCGGATGGACCCGCGCACCGAGATGCGGGTGACCCGGGCGTCACGGGCGTTGCTGGCGGACCGGACCGGGATCGTCGTCGCGCACCGGCTGTCGACGATCCGGCGGGCCGACGCCGTCGCCGTCCTGGAGGACGGTCGGCTCCTGCAGCACGGTGCCCGGGAGCGGCTGGCCGTCGAGCCGGGCCGCTACGCCGACCTGCTCGCCGCGGACCGTGACGACGACGGCGGAACCGGTGGCGAGGTGCTCGGGCACGTCGCCCACGGAGGCGGTCACACCGCGACGGCGACCGCGACGCGGCCCGGGGCGACGGCGACGCTGGAGACCCCCCTCCTCCACCGCAGCGCCCGCCGCACGGTCACGGCGGAGCAGGGCCCGCGCCCGCCCGCGCTGTGGCGGACCGTGCTGCGGCTGGCGTTCGCGCACAAACGGTGGGGCCTGACCGGCGGCCTGATGTTCACCCTGGCGACGCTCGCCGGCGCGACCGGCGTCGTGACGGGCTGGCTGTGGGGACTGGTCGCGGAGTCCTTGCAGTCGGGGGCGGCCCCCTGGGGTCCGGCACTGGGCCTCACCGGCGTCCTGCTGCTGTTCCCGCTGTGGATCGCGATCGCGTTCCGGACCTACCCGCGCTGGTGGTCGGCGGTGACCCTGCGGCTGCGGCTGGCGGTGCTCCGCGGGCAGACCATGCAGCACCACTCCGGGCGGGCGCCCGCCGGTGAGGTCGTCGCCCGTGCCCTGGACTCGGACCGGATGGTGCTCTACGTCGACCGCTGGGTGGACGTCACCAACGCCGTCCTCGTGGTGGTCGTGGCCGGGCTGGTGTCCGGCGACGTCCGGGCCGCCCTCGTCATCGGCGGCTTCCTCGCGCTCTGTGCGGCGGTCGCGGCGCTCGGGGCCCCGTTCGCGGGGCGGGCCGGGCGGGTCGCGGCCGACGCCCGGGCACGGTTCGGCACGGCGCTGGGGTCGGCGCTGGAGTCGGTGCGGACGGTGAAGCTCGCCGCCGCGACCGGTGCGGTGCGGGCGCACCTGGGCCGGGTGGACGCGCATCGGGTCCGGGCCACCGTGCGCGAGTACCGGGTCCGCACGCTCCTCGAGGGCGTGCCCGGCCTGCTGATGCAGGCCGCGGTCGTCCTGACCTGGTCGGTGTACCTGACCGGCGGCTGGACCCTCGCGACGGCGCTGCTGCTGTCGACGGCGCTCGGCGGTGCCGGGTTCCTCGGCCAGGTGTGCGCGGCCGCGGTCACCGAGGCGCCGATCGCCCGGCGCTGGCTGCGCGCGGTCGCCCCGTTCGCCGGGCCCGCGGACCTCACCCGGCTGCCCGACGGTGTCGACCTGGTGTCGGGCGCCGCGCCGGAACCGGAGCCCGCACCGCGGGAGCCGCTGCGCCGGTTGAGCCTGGAGAAGGTCACGGCCGTCCACCACGACGGCACCGTCGGCGTCGAGGGGGTGGACCTCGACATCGACGCCGGTGCGCTGGTGCTGCTGACCGGTGAGGTCGGGTCGGGCAAGTCCAGCCTGCTGGCAGGCCTCGCCGGCCTGGTCGCGCACGAGGGCGTGATCCGGTGGAACGGGCGCGCGGTGTCCGATCCGCAGCGGTTCCTGCGTCCCGGGCAGGTCGCCTACGTCGGCCAGGTCCCCCGGGTGCTGTCCGGGACGTTCGGCGAGAACGTGGCGCTCGGCCACCGGCGGCCGGTCGCCGCCGCCGTCGACGACGCCCGGCTCGGGCGCGACGTCGAGGCGGCGGGCGGGCCGGACGCCGTCGTCGGGCACCGGGGAATCCGGCTCTCCGGCGGGCAGGTGCAGCGGCTCGCGATGGCGCGGGCGCTGGCCACCGGCGCGGAGCTGATCGTCGCCGACGACGTGTCGTCGGCGCTCGACGTCCGCACCGAGATCGAGCTGTGGGCGGCGCTGCGACGCCGGGGCGGGACGGTCGTGGGGGCCAGCACGAAACGGGCCGCGCTGGCCCGGGCCGACCGGGTCGTCGTGCTGGAGCGGGGCCGGGTCGCCGACGAGGGCCCCTGGTCGGAGCTGGCGGCGCGCTGGTCGCACCTGGCGGGCTGA
- a CDS encoding mycofactocin-coupled SDR family oxidoreductase, whose protein sequence is MPGRLEGKVALVSGAARGQGRSHAVRLAEEGADVIAFDVCHPLDTVHYPLSRREDLDETVKLVEELDRRIVAREADVRDTAAVQAVVDAGVAEFGRLDIVCGNAGIAGFADNTWSLTDDEWDEMIGVNLTGVWKTVRAAVPAMIAAGNGGAIVLTSSTAGVKGMSRTGHYVAAKHGVVGLMRNLATELAPHSIRVNTIHPTGVNTPMVTNDYIGGIISGDPSFGENLQNMLPVEMVEPVDISNAVVYLASDEGRYVTGTMLPVDAGFLQK, encoded by the coding sequence ATGCCCGGACGCCTGGAGGGAAAGGTCGCGCTGGTCTCGGGGGCCGCGCGCGGACAGGGCCGGTCGCACGCGGTGCGGCTGGCGGAGGAGGGTGCCGACGTCATCGCCTTCGACGTCTGCCACCCGCTCGACACCGTGCACTACCCGCTGTCGCGCCGCGAGGACCTCGACGAGACCGTGAAGCTGGTCGAGGAGCTGGACCGGCGGATCGTCGCCCGGGAGGCCGACGTGCGGGACACCGCCGCGGTGCAGGCCGTCGTCGACGCCGGGGTGGCGGAGTTCGGCCGGCTCGACATCGTGTGCGGCAACGCCGGCATCGCCGGGTTCGCCGACAACACGTGGTCGCTCACCGACGACGAGTGGGACGAGATGATCGGCGTCAACCTCACCGGGGTGTGGAAGACGGTCCGCGCCGCGGTCCCGGCGATGATCGCCGCGGGCAACGGCGGGGCGATCGTGCTCACCAGCTCGACGGCGGGGGTGAAGGGCATGAGCCGCACCGGTCACTACGTCGCCGCCAAGCACGGCGTCGTGGGGCTCATGCGCAACCTGGCGACCGAGCTGGCGCCGCACTCGATCCGGGTCAACACCATCCATCCGACCGGCGTGAACACGCCGATGGTCACCAACGACTACATCGGCGGGATCATCTCCGGGGACCCCTCGTTCGGCGAGAACCTGCAGAACATGCTGCCGGTGGAGATGGTCGAGCCGGTCGACATCTCGAACGCGGTCGTCTACCTCGCCTCGGACGAGGGCCGCTACGTCACCGGGACGATGCTGCCGGTCGACGCGGGGTTCCTGCAGAAGTGA
- a CDS encoding mycofactocin-coupled SDR family oxidoreductase: MGRFDGKVVLITGGARGQGRSHALAFAREGADIAFCDISEQLGTVPYPTSRQADLDETVKLVEELDRRCVAVRADVRDRDQVQDVADRTRAELGRIDVLLANAGIFSFGTVAEMSEDMWQEMIAVNLTGVFHAFRAVLPTMIDQGYGRIVATSSMAGKMGQANIAHYVAAKWGVIGLVKSTAIEVAGNGVTVNAVCPTGVDTDMIQNSAAYELFLPGTANPTRDDAAPAFQSLNHVPIPWVEPVDISNTMLFLASEEARYVTGESVAVAAGMNANNAA; the protein is encoded by the coding sequence ATGGGACGGTTCGACGGCAAGGTCGTTCTGATCACCGGGGGAGCCCGGGGGCAGGGGCGCTCGCACGCCCTGGCCTTCGCCCGGGAGGGCGCGGACATCGCGTTCTGCGACATCTCCGAACAGCTCGGCACGGTCCCGTACCCGACGTCGCGCCAGGCGGACCTCGACGAGACGGTGAAGCTCGTCGAGGAGCTCGACCGCCGGTGCGTCGCCGTGCGGGCCGACGTCCGGGACCGCGACCAGGTCCAGGACGTCGCCGACCGGACCCGCGCCGAGCTCGGCCGGATCGACGTGCTGCTGGCCAACGCGGGGATCTTCTCCTTCGGCACGGTCGCCGAGATGTCCGAGGACATGTGGCAGGAGATGATCGCGGTCAACCTCACGGGCGTCTTCCACGCGTTCCGGGCCGTGCTGCCCACCATGATCGATCAGGGGTACGGGCGGATCGTCGCGACGTCGTCGATGGCCGGGAAGATGGGCCAGGCCAACATCGCCCACTACGTCGCGGCCAAGTGGGGCGTGATCGGGCTGGTCAAGTCGACCGCGATCGAGGTCGCGGGCAACGGCGTCACGGTCAACGCGGTCTGCCCGACCGGCGTGGACACCGACATGATCCAGAACTCGGCCGCGTACGAGCTGTTCCTGCCCGGCACGGCGAACCCCACCCGGGACGACGCGGCCCCGGCGTTCCAGTCGCTGAACCACGTCCCGATCCCGTGGGTCGAGCCGGTCGACATCTCGAACACGATGCTGTTCCTGGCCTCCGAGGAGGCGCGCTACGTCACCGGTGAGTCCGTCGCGGTCGCGGCGGGCATGAACGCGAACAACGCTGCCTGA